In Anolis carolinensis isolate JA03-04 chromosome 4, rAnoCar3.1.pri, whole genome shotgun sequence, the genomic window ccaacccgcagaatcgttcacgactagacttaacgtcagggaaaacctttacctttactctaccCATTCTGACTTGCTTTTATGAAGTCTTTCCATTTGCTCGATTATTCACATTCCACTGCTTTGTACTTGCACAATATGGAAGTAGTAGTTCCTATAGTTCTACTCATTCATGAATCTCATTGCATAAAAGCAGTGCTCTTATGCCATTGTTCAGTGGGGGAAACAGGAACCTGATGCATGAACAGTATATGCTCATAAAAACAGAACTTCTGGCTGGGAAATACATTGTATTATCTATCCATATGAAGGAAATATTGGCAAATCAAGAAAAGTCATGGTTGGGAACAGGTTTATTGGAATATTAATAACAATGAACAATCTTCCTCACCTGTAACTTGTTTCTATCTTGCCACAAATAAGATGCAGGATTCATACAATCAGAAATCCTAAACTAATGTCTTCCTGACTAAGTGCAAATATTCTTGTTCTATCACTTAGTTTTTGACATTTCCTTCAGGCGCCACATTTCAGCCATATATCTGCTGATTTCAGTGCTCCGACTTGGGAAGTACAGTCTGCTGTCATTGCGGTTGACACTGATCTGTGAAGGAGATAACGAAGCAAGAAACATCTGTCATAAATGAAAAACCAGGAATGGGGTTCTCTTCTAAAACTTTTCCTTGTTTCCCCTACTGTAATGTCTGGCTTTGGATAAGTCATGAGATACTGCTTACAAATGTTGAAGACTTCCTTAAGCGTTACAGTGATCCATGAAAGCTACTATTACTCTTACAGCAGTAATTGTCCCAAACACTTATCTCTCCAAAGACTCTTGAAACGCCACTCACCAAAGGGTTGGAAAACCAGCCAATTTCCTGGCTTTCTGATTGTGGTTCCCTGTATTTCTTATTTGGTTCAAGTGCAGCATGATGAATAAGTTTCAGAAATCCAGCTGTTGAGTTAAATCATTGATAAAATAAATATGGATTCGATGCAAAGCATTCAGCAGTCACCATACTGACATTGGTTTCTGCCCCAAAGCCTTGTGAACTCTTGCTGGCTAATGCCCAAAATGCTGTGATAGCTGAATTTTATATAAGAATTTGTATGCTGCCTTTCAGGTTCAATCCTCTCAAAAtgactaatacacacacacacacacacacacactatagtattaataataaaaaggccTGCATTATTTGAGCCTATGAATGAGATTAGATATCTGTCTTCATGGCATTTTGTTATGATTTGAATGAAAAAGGTACACAAAGACTTACTGCTTAACTTTgtaaacatttattattctaatgtGCATTGACAGCAATGGATTCAGTACAAGAGAATATTTTTTCTGCAATAAATCTGACACATGCATAAAGGTCTTCCATTGACAGAATGTGTCTCAAAAATGTGTTCTTACCATCTGCAGGCTCCTCTAAATTATCATGCCAAGATGTAGGCTTTCTAGTTGTGGTGTAAActaaaaagaaaaacagtaatgCAAATTAGTAACTAATTGACCTTCTACAAGAGCAGTGGGAGAAAGCCTTCGGCCAAGCTAGACAAGCTGTCATTTTCACTGGCATGGCTTCAGGCATAGGGACATCTGCCAGAAACATATTAGATGTATTATTGGTAATACATACATCCCCACCTACACAAACCCTTGAGACTGGAAGCTGTCCAGTATtttagaaagaaggaaagagtggTGCAGGTCTAAAAGTTAGTTAGTGGAACATGATTTCTCCATTTAACTGGTCTAGCTATCAGGAAGCTATTGGTCTGTGTCAGACTACgtagagaagtcattgaaatccacaagcgtgtggacaatttcaacagaaaggagaaaaccatgaaaatgaaccaaatctggctaccagtattaaaaaaactctaaaattaggacagtaaataaagaatgccactcagaaaactgaggaattccagacacaattcaatcaaggccagttaacacctcccaacaaagaattccccaggcaggaagcagccaggctttgaatctgcaaggccattcaatgctaatcaaggtggccaattgcaacattcacacttgcctcaagcagacaagagttctttctcccaccctggacattccacagatatataaaccccattagccttgttttccaatatacttcacaacctctggggatgcctgccatagatgtgggcgaaacgtcaggagagaatgcttctggaacacggccatacagcccggaaaactcacagtaacctagtgattccggccatgaaagtcttcgacaacacattatactCTAAAAAGTatggacgttaagtccagtcttgtttgactctgggggttggtgctcatctccatttctaagccgaagagccggcgttgtccgtagacacctccaaggtcatgtggccggcatgattgcatggagtgccgttaccttcccgccggagcggtacctattgatctactcacattggcatgtttttgaactgctaggttggcaggagctggagctaacagcaggcgctcacgccgctcccggggtttgaacctgggacctttcggtctccagctcagtgctttaacgcactttgccacctaGTTGTCCATAAACCACACAATGCACCAATTTTAGCCTTTATTGATGGGCTCACATCCACAAAATACAGGGTAATTCAACCTAtataaaaggaaacactgtccaaCCCTCCAATCGAGAGCGGTCTTTGTAAGGGGCACCTGGCAACCTATGCTTCCCCCCACTCGCGCTCCAGACACGTGTACATGTGAACATACCCCGTATGTACGGGTTCATGACATACTCCGTTTGCAGCCTCTGGCATCGCAGTTCTTTGTGAATGGTCTCGCGGAAGATCTTGTTCTCACTCACTTGGTCCAGAGGTTCCTTCTGGACCCCTTTGGCCCCTGCCATCCGCTCCTTCCCAGAGAGGGCTCAGGGACTGCAGGCCTTTTTTCTAACTGGTGTCCTAGCAACCGAACAGCTTGTAACCTGTCTTCGGCTAAGGCGTGTCCACGCCAGGATTCTGGCCTCGCCTCCTCTCTTTCTATTGGCTTCAAAGTTAAAGTCGCAAAGCACCGATTGGCTGCCAACTGATTGCCGTCCTCCCTCCCCTCGTTTCTTTTGGTCTCCTATCAACCGAGCAGTTAGAATGTCATCGGCGAATGCGTGGCTACGCTTCCTTTCATCCTATTGGCTCCAAAGTTAAAGCTCCTCGAGCGCCGATTGGCTGCTGAGGCAAGCACTGGAGATTTGAATCCGCGTGCTATAAAGGCAACTTGGGAGGGGGTTATGAATGGGGGAGACATGAAGCAAAAAGCTTCACAGTTTCCAGAGGTGGTGTCAGGATCCGCAGCGTACTTTTTGCAACAAGCCATTGAGCTTAGCTGGTGCCAGCTTCCTCCAGGTTTAGTTCTctttaatataattattttatagactttaaattgtattttttaaagctttgggTCTCCGTTCAagagagaaaagcggggtatTTACATAAATATAAGAGAGGAGGTCTCCCCTAAACTGTTGAATGACCCGCCAGAAGAGATTTGATAGCGAaacgagctgtcagaatttaaatcaGAATTAAAGACCTACTCAATGGGAATCTACACtgtgcaattaatgcagtttgagcccactgaggctccttctttggaggcttttaagcagaggctggatggccatctgtcgggggtgctttgaatgcgatttcctgcttcttagcggggggttggactggatggcccatgaggtctcttccaactctactattctatgattcttacacacagccatataaccctgaatatcaaggcagaatcacCCACTGGAACTGCtttaactggaatatctgagtccaaactgccatatatcccagttcaaagcagataatgtgggattttattcagctttgtggaaggggtcTTAAACTGCCCTGGCTTAATACTATGTAAttatgggttttgtagtttggtgaggcaccagcactcttggcagaggataaagatcttgtaaaactacaactcccaggattccatggcaaaaGCCAAGTGAGATCAAActctgggagtcgaagtccaaaacgcctggaagcccaaagtttgcccatgcctgggttatagTATTAAGAAGGGCTAGTTTTACTAGTAACTCTCAAGGAACCACAAACTTCATTTATTGGGCATCTGGCTGtgggttttaattttttatggatttaatctgtattatttttaatactaatgatatttaatactgttttaatatttgtatattttaaattgtactgtaaTTCTTTTTAATGTTGATCTCTTTAAatttccttatggagagaaaaaaatgggatataaataaacatgataataataataatctaccaATACCTATTGATTCCAGTCAGCTTAGAGTTGACTAATGCTTGAAACAGGGCACATCAATTTGAAacactataacactatgtaacaaattttggaaaaaatctgtttctggttttaaagtcttatttccagtttaattgtgcagtacttactttgagaatagttgctatactccagaaacttcatttttgtggctaccacaaactatgttgaattggttgagactctaatgagatattcattgaaaaactatagcaaaatgggctgtaggatgtcctgcaaagtttttgcagtttaataaaccttttccatgtttttatgatagaaccaattaggaaatgacattaataaaccaggaacaaaaatcgtgttacatagtgttgttgttattgttgttgttattattattatttgggttcTCGTCCTTGTCCAGGATGCAGCCAGGTTCTGAAGTGGGTGGGCAGATCCATTGCATGGTAGCAATTGAGCGCCTGGGTGCTACCGCCCCAAGCCGGGTGCTTCTCCGCGATGCACTGGTGACACTCGGCCGGGATGAATTCCGAACCCTGGTTCTGCGAGTCTCCACCACCAGTGGTCCAGGCCCTCCCCAGAATTTCCCCATGCGACGGGAAGAAGTCCGGCTGTTTACCCGCTTCATGAAGGATGGGAAGAGCTCCATCCGGCTGGGTTCAGTTGCTGGGCTCAACCATGTTCAACTGCTGCTCTCGAATTGCCCTCCGGATCAGTTGCGACACTTCATCCACATGCTGCGCATCAAACTAGAAGCTACACAGAAAGGACCCGTGACTGAGCGGAAGAGGCTGCTCTCTGGCCTGCCACGGAGCTTTGACACCATAAGTCCAGTGCAAGTCCGAGATCTGCAGCAGGCCAGTAGTGCCCGACAAGCCCTAGCTGAGATAGCCACGCCGGTGAAAGGCCGGGATCAAGGCCGCTGTGCTGCTCGGAAGCGTGCCCGGATTGAATCAGAGGACAGGAATCAGGTGAACAAGTTATTTTCATATGTAGAAttcatgcattttgacaccactttaactaccgtgGCTCAGCACTACAGAATCAGGGAAGTTGTTGTTTGTAGTACTATTTGGCAGACAGTGttaggccttgtaaaactgcaattccatttactccatagcattgaaccatggcagttaaagtgtcaaactgtattaattctactgtaAAAAATGATGCACCTTTCGCCTCACTaacttttctgtttttcttcttcttctgtataTCTCTGTAGTACCATTTTCCCCTGATGGTATAGAAAAGCCAATattgtcattttcttttcttcttttaaatagtcaatCAAGGGCTGCCATTATTCTTACAATTTGGAAGGATCTGGCAATTGTATGAGCCTCATCAGTTTGCCCATCTTTGCCATGTCCAACATTTTTGTAATCCGTAAATCTTGGGTGGAAATTTCTTCTTGTTTTCAGTAGTACGCGTAAACAATCCTTCCTGCAGTTAACATGTATAAAAAtagtatctgatttttttttggcagTGTTGAATGTGTAAGTCCGAGGAGAAAGGCTTCTGGCACAAATGGTACCTTAATTTTTAAGACGATTTCAATGTTCTTATTAATGTTAATCcaggggtgggttttttttgggtttttttgctttAGTATATTCTTTTGAGCTATCCATGTTGCAGTGCAAAGTATCTCAAGGTGGCTTGGTCATGAATGGACAATTGAGACCCTGTTAGCAGTATAAAAGATCTGTTCAGGTCCTGACTGCAATATTTTAAAGAGATGCTGCATACATTTTTGGACTGTCCTTGGGAGATACAGCCATAGGAAGAGCACAGGCACTTTAGGAATGATCTCTTCAACAAGTTTCTAAAGAGAGGGTGCTGTTTAGGAAGCTACAACCTTGACATGTATGTTTACTAATTCTTGATATTGGGATCAtaatgtgaattttaacctgtacCTTGGAGAGTCACTGTGTGGAACTTCCCTTCAGGTGGCTGAAACGCGGCAGGTGAAGAAGCCTTGGTCAATGTGCTCCCGAGTGACACTGTCCCAAGAGCAGTCGATGGTGCTAAATGCGGTTTTGAGTGGGAAGAATGTTTTTTTCACAGGCAGTGCTGGTAAGAGAAGAGAACCAAGGAGGAATTGCATGTGTTCTCAGGGTTCCCAGATCTTGTCCCTTTTTCTTTGGTCCTTGGGGCAAGGGGAGGGATCTAAGGGTGAGAGTGTTCCCttaaaaataatgtttgtgtACATATGAATGTCTGTATATTTTCCCCATTTGTTACATTTGGTGATTCTTTTATGTATAAACTGCAGCTGATGCTTAATATGGTATACTTAGTGACATTGTCAGGGATTGCCTCTAGTAACCAGATTATCCCTAGATTTTAGATTTTGGGACTGCAATCTTAAAGCAAGGAATTGTTTTGACATGCAAACCTTTACCTTCAGTTGTATTGCCCCTGTAGCTGGTCAGTCTTGGGGCTTAAAGGAAAAGCTCTTGTTCTTAATGTTTCTCTTGCATGGGAAATGACGACTAAGTCATTCCCCTCAAAGCCAGAACTCAAGGAAGTTTTCAGATTACAAGAAATAGATTATACTTAAAATCTACATTACATAATGGTCATACAGTTAAGACAAAAACTTCCTTGGTGGATATTTCTTGATGGTGTGGAGAGAAGTTCTCCCCGATTGCAAGTCTCAGTATGCTTTttagcttttaataataataatgataataaaactttatttataacccacttccatctccttgaggggactcgGAACAGTTCACATTGGCGACCAAGCCccatcaacagataaaacaatacgacaacagcatatataattaaaccaataacagtaaaataacattcataaaatacatagcgAGCATCATGACTAAAcggtggggctattaagaaattactgggaaagcaggcatgtgcaaaaatgcaAGGCATTGTATAACAAAATTCCACGGGATCTGCCACTTTAAAGTAGCCCACGACCACAGCATAAATTACAGAGGATTTGCATGTGCTAATTGCTATTTATATGATTCTGATTTGATACGAATTTGTCAATGGATCATAGAAGTAACATAGGGGGGACTGCTTTAGAATCCAGATTGTGTGCCTCTAAAGCAAAAACCTCTCTCCATAGGTACTGGAAAATCTTATCTGCTAAAAAGGATCATTGCTTCGCTGCCACCAAACGGCACATATGCTACTGCCAGCACAGGAGTAGCAGCCTGCCAGATTGGAGGCACCACCCTCCATGGCTTTGCAGGTACTGGGGACGGAGATTGCTGgtggggaggaaaagaaagaacctacTAATGGGCATTGTTAGGGGAGTTAAATTTTGAACTACCTTTGCTAGAATCCCAGTTTTCCTGAAGCTCTGCTGTTGGGATGCTACAGATACATTTCCTCCATCTTGTTACAGGAATTGGCTCCGGAAAAGCTCCCCTATCGCAGTGCATTGAGTTGGCTCAAAGGCCTGGAGTTCGGCAGCAATGGCTGAACTGTCGCCGTCTGATCATTGATGAGATCTCTATGGTGGAGGGTGATTTTTTTGATAAACTGGAGGCAGTGGCTAGGTGCGTAAAAGGTTATGCTTGTTTCTGGTTAAAAAACCCTTTGTGTTTGAGATTTGAGATTTTAACAGGGCAAGACACAAAATCTGTTTCACAGGAGAATATTAATCAGAAATTGGGCATCAATCTTACAAGGGTATTTTAGCAGTGGATTCCTACAGTGATGCTGGGTTAGATTAAGTGTGCCTTggtgtcctttccaactctatgattctgtgaagagTCACCATGAATGCTTCCTAAGCAGGTTCTTGATACAGCTTCTCAGTTTGGTTACTCACTGGAGAAAGCTAAGCTTGCAAGTTACTTTTTCAGTTACATTTAATTAAAATCTAGATTCTTCCTGTCATTATGACCAGCTGTCATTGTAGTTGGGGTTGATAGGTATTGTATTAAAAACAATCAAGCAAAAACACTCATTttctcctctgctcctttctctccagggggcagtgatggccacaggtgcatttgggggtggggccaggggaggggcggggcctcttcccaagtgccagagacagggctgagaatctatatcactcctgaggcacttgttgggacacagagggtggagctaggaaagggggtggggcctccttccaagagcccaagacagggctgagcctctatacctctcctgagaggccttttaggactaaagggtggggctaggggcggggcctctgtagacctctcctgaggcgcttgttagaatacAGGGGcgaggtatagaggttcagccccatcaggcacttgggaagaggccccgccccctcctctaaccCTGCCccccgtgtcctggcaggtgctgcaggaaagagatagaagctcagccctgcctcagaactcataactctgcccatcccagtcctgaccGCCCATTTTTGGCCCTgttcacctccccctcccagccctgtatcttggactaggggagaggctcagccccgccctcttaagcaggag contains:
- the pif1 gene encoding ATP-dependent DNA helicase PIF1; the encoded protein is MQPGSEVGGQIHCMVAIERLGATAPSRVLLRDALVTLGRDEFRTLVLRVSTTSGPGPPQNFPMRREEVRLFTRFMKDGKSSIRLGSVAGLNHVQLLLSNCPPDQLRHFIHMLRIKLEATQKGPVTERKRLLSGLPRSFDTISPVQVRDLQQASSARQALAEIATPVKGRDQGRCAARKRARIESEDRNQVAETRQVKKPWSMCSRVTLSQEQSMVLNAVLSGKNVFFTGSAGTGKSYLLKRIIASLPPNGTYATASTGVAACQIGGTTLHGFAGIGSGKAPLSQCIELAQRPGVRQQWLNCRRLIIDEISMVEGDFFDKLEAVARDVRNCEDPFGGIQLIICGDFLQLPPVSKGTEKPRFCFQAKSWRRCIHLNMELTEVRRQTDREFISLLNMVRLGRCTEEVTRQLTLTATHKVERDGILATQLCTHKEDVELTNARQLQELPGEQRSFKAVDSDPTSVKIIDAQCPVNSVIELKQGAQVMLTKNLDVSRGLVNGARGVVTGFETDGRGLPKVKFLCGVTNAVGMERWLLKGPAGTYLSRQQLPLKLAWAISIHKSQGMSLDCAEVSLARVFEYGQAYVALSRARSLVGLRVLDFDPKVVRANPYVLQFYKQLRKDKFLTQAALNFCIQDDKENVEGT
- the cfap144 gene encoding cilia- and flagella-associated protein 144 translates to MAGAKGVQKEPLDQVSENKIFRETIHKELRCQRLQTEYVMNPYIRVYTTTRKPTSWHDNLEEPADAGFLKLIHHAALEPNKKYREPQSESQEIGWFSNPLISVNRNDSRLYFPSRSTEISRYMAEMWRLKEMSKTK